CCAATTTTCCCATTAGATTAAATATAACCTCCGAACGTTGTTCAATTAAATGGCCGATAAAGCAATAGTGGGCGCATTTCTTTATTCCGTGAAAGCGCCCTATTACGGAAAATAGAAAAACATTCATCTATTCCGAAAAAGCCTGTATAAAAAATAAACGCCTCTTTTTAAAAGCAAAGAAGGCGTTTATTTCTTATAAATATCTCCGCGGCTGCCAATTTTCAAAAAAGCACAATAAGATGACCTTGATTGACTTCAAAAATGATACGGAAGTCGCCAACACGCTTCCGGAACGTGCTCGTATAACCTTTCATCCGTGCCACGCTTGTATCTGCAAAAGGATTTTCTACTAATTCCGTCAAGGCGTCCATTATTCGCTTTCGATTTGGTTTATCCAACTTTTTAAGGTACTTGGCCGCTTGTTTATCAATCCTCAGCTCATACATCACAAGTTTCCTTTAATAGTTCATCCAGTGTAACATATTCTCCGTCTTTGACCCGCCCACGAGCTTCGTCCACTTCCCTTTTTGTCTCATCGTTCAATTCCAATTCCTCTTCATCAAATAATTGACGGAAAAAGTCACTCATTCGGGGCAATTTTTCTTCTGGTAATTCGTCCACCAATCGGTGTAATTCTTTCCTGTCGATCATAGCTAATCACCATCCTTTATTTATTATATCATGTTTAAAGGAAAGCTGTTCAGATTTTCTAATTCCAGCGGGCAAAGCCCAAGGGACCATCCTTTATCCAAGAATTGCGCCCGATTGTTGCACTATAATTCACTTAAATTTACCTCTATCACATGGCGTATAACACTTATTTTTTCAATTCCTCACCTTTTTCTTTCAAAAACCCATCAATTTGTTGCTTATGATGACTGTCATGCCATATAAACCCCGCTATATAATTAAAAATTGAATGCGGATAGCCTGAATACTGATCAACTTCTTCCCCATTCAGTGAAAATGTAGCAAAAAAGTCTTCCTCATTCTTTTTCCTTAAATCAAATACAAGCTGCGTTCTTTCTTCCAATTGTTTACCAAGTAAATGTTGTTGAGAAACCCCGGATAATGCGTGATTTGCTGCTTGTTTGTTTAGTGTGTCAAAATCAATACTTTCAATAACAGCATTTAATTTCATTAGCGGCAACGTTTCTTCACGTATGTATTTATCCCAAAATGATATATGACTGATAATCTCAGCCGTAGACCATTTCCCTTCAGCAATTGGCTCAAAGAAAAGGGTTTCTTCCATTAATTTTAAAGATTCCACATAGAAGTTGAAATTCTCAAAGTCATTTATTAGATCTTCTGTTGTGTACATTATGATTACTCCAATCCGATTATTAGCGGTCACCTTCTTGAGCTTATATTTATTTCTGTAATATATCATTATAACAGACCAAAAGTTTCAGCAGGTTTAACATCAAAATAAATTTCGATTTTCAGAACTACAACAGACGGACGCGCTTATTCGATTAGCGCGCCCGTTAGTTCAATATAATGGAGTAAGAATTAAAAAACCCCACATAACCTTACCCCTTTTGTTTAATCTCTGATTGCATACGCATATCTAGTTTAAATGTTTCAGTATTACCATTCCACTCTACTGTCACTTCGACCTCCGTATTTTCAGTAACTTTTGCATTCGTTGAATCTGTTTTATCACTATCCCTGAGAGTACCATCTTCCGCTAATGTAACACCACTTCTACCAAAACTTCCAACACTATCGACACTATAGGTAATATCCCCAACGGATTCAACATCATCACCCTTATATTCAAGCACAAAATCCTGAGTTTCATAGTCATCACTAGTTTGAGTAACTTTTAAATTTGCTGACCATTTTTCTGTCTCTTCAGAAAAACTAAACATTTTGGAGTCGCTTACGCCGCAAGCTGCTAGCAATAGTAATAAACATACCAATAACACCGATATCTTTCTGTACATATTCTTCCCCCCCTTTATTTCATTCATATTCCAACTTCATCTTCAACTCTTCTGTTAGTTAGTTTAAGTATATAATTTCACAAACCCATTCACATTTTAACATAAATATCCAATTTAAAAGGATGAATTCCTCCACAATCTGGCCCTTAAATTGAGTTTGGCACTAATACTTATTCCTGATTAGCGCCCTTTTCCGGAACAATTTTTTACTTCGTTTTAATAGTGCCCCTCACTCTTCAAATCGTTTCTTTATACCTGTAATTCATTATAAAATCCGTATTAATGTGAATACTAAACTTATCCTGACATGTTCTCAAGGAGGTTGCATAATGAATGAAGTGAATGAAAGGAATATCCCCCTAACATCCGCAGAAATTGGTTCTCTTTGGACTGGGTATATGAATGACAGCATGTCGAAATGTATTTTGGGTTTTATGCTGGAGCACATTCAAGATGCAGATATAAAATCTGTTGTACAGCATGCCTATGATCTTTCGTCTAACCATTTGGACACATTAACAGCTATTTTTGAAAATGAACAATTCACCATTCCAAATGGGTTTACCGAACAAGATGTGAATATGAACGCACCGTGGCTTTTTTCAGACATATTTTGTTTGGTGTATGTGAATCATATGGCGAAGGCGGGAATGTTAATGTACGGCGGTTTTGTTTCGATGAGTTACCGGGATGATGTATGTAACTACTTTGTACAGGCGTTAAATGAAACCAGTAACCTTTATAAACAATCACTCGAAACTGGTCTTTCCAAGGGGATAGTTTCCAGACACCCGTATATTGACGTTCCCAAAGAAACAGACTATGTTGACAGTAAAAAGTATTTAAGTGGCTTAAACCCTTTCAATGATAAACGTCCATTAAATGCTGTTGAGATTTCTCATTTGTATCAGAACGTCCTAACAAATTCAATAGGAATGCACTTATGCATTGCATTTGCTCAAACATCACCATCAAAAGATGTACAGAATTTCATGCTTCGTGGAAAAGACATCTCAAAAAAGCATTTGAAAATTTTTGCAGATACACTTATGAAAGATAATATTGAATCTGCACAGACGAATGTATATTTAAGTGACTCCACAACTCAGACTTTTTCAGATAAATTAGTGATGTTTCACATGGATTTGCTTGTATCTACGGGAATGGGGAATTATTCTACTGCAGCATCTGCAAGCCAACGAAGTGATTTGATGATTAATTATGAGCGATTATCATTTGAAGTTGCTCGGCTTGCCAAAAGCGGAGCAGACATCATGATTAAACACAATTGGCTGGAACAACCACCTGGAGTAAAGGATTCTAAAAAATTAGCGAAGAACAAACAAAAAGGATGAACTTAAAATGGAAAAATAAATAAGAAGGTGACATTATGCGTTATGTTCCTATTCCTACGAATGCACAAAATAACCTTTTAGATCGATCACGGATAAATATCAAGGGAAAAGTTAGTATTTGAAAGCGGTTGAATCCCTATTATGGAGCATCGCATTACCGGGATTTGGTCAATTATTAAATAAAATGTATATCAAAGGATTTGTATTTATTTTATTAGAGTTTTTGATTAATGTACTGGGAAATTTTAACGAAGTTATTATTTTAAGTTTTCAGGGGAACGTGGAAATGGCAGTTGAACAGGCAAATTATCAGTGGCTTATGTTTTATCCATGTTTATACTTTTTTGCGATGTGGGATGCGTATAAGGATGCAGGTGGAGGAAAAGAGCCTTATGCCTTTTTACCATTTGTTTTTTCAGCTTATTTTGTGACGGTGGGAACGATCTATTCATCAAAAATAACGTTATTCGGTCAATTATTAGGAGTTATTTGGCTTCCAATGTTGAGCGTACTCCCGGGATTATTTGTAGGATTATTATTAAAAAGATACTTACAAAAAAAGCTGACCTTATGATCAGCTTTTTTCCGCGGAAATGTTTAACACAAATAAACTTATTTTCTCTTAATTATAATCCAAATATCGGAAAATTAGTAACAATTAAGTTGTTCTTTTATTCAACAAAATGGCCCTATAGATCAATAAAGAGCGCAATTCTTATTCCAAAATTGCGCCCGATAATGGAACAACTGTAAAGCTAATGATGAAGCTTTTTTAAAGGCTTCGTTTCCCTGGCCATGCTCCTTGCATTTTACTAAGGAATACAATTTGCCCAATATGATATGCGTCGTGCATTGCTAAACTCTTCAGTTCAAGCACTAATGAATTATCTTCTCCTGGGATCTGTCTATACAAATCTTCATGTTCTGATCTTGCTAGTATTTTTCCAAGCTCACGATGAACATAAAAGTATTCTTGTTTTGTTTTATTCCAATTTTCTAATGTCTCAGTTGGTAATCGAAATGTATCTTCATTTACTTCTGCCTGGGGTTCATTCTCTGTTTCACCAAGAAATCGCATCAGATATCTCTTTTCATAGAAAAGTAAATGACAAACTAATTCCCAAATGGAATTCATTTCCCCGTCAGCTGGTTTCCAGATGGCCTGTTCAAACGTAATATCCTCTAGCACTTTTTCAAGCGGTGGAAACCAGTCTTGTTCATCTAAGCAGCTTGCCCATTGTTGTAACAAAAGTGTCTTTACATCCATTTTCTATTCCCTCCAATTGAATCCGCTTTAATAAATAATCCCCCAATGATCTTCAATCAGTTACCTTGTGATCCCCTGAAGCTTCCGAATGTATAGGATTTGTCCTATATGATATGAATCATGCATTGCTATATCCTCACCTAGAACTACCTTAAGTGAAGTTCTTTCATCACCTGCTAGTTCATCAAACCGGGAATCATCTAATTGTGAGACAGTCTCCTGCATTTCCCTAAAAAGCGAATAAATTTGTTCAATTGTTTTCTGCCAAACTGCATCACTCGTGTCTTCGGGCATTTCAAAGGTAGCATCATTATCAACATTTGTTTCAGATTGGGCTTTTCCTTGGAATTGATTAAGCATGCGTGAATTCCAAAAAATCAGATGGTTTACTATTTGCCAGATGGAATGTCCCTCTTTCGCTGGTTGCCAGGATGCTTGTTCAGCTGTCAAACCTTTAATGGCATCCATTTCTTGTGATCGACGGTCAAATAACGAAAGGATCATCTCTTTTGTCATCTAATCACTCCTCAATTTTAAATCAATATTTCCTATTTTAATTAATTCTACTTGATCTTTTAAACTCCTGCTTATTCCGTTAAATCAATTCAGGAAGGACGTTTTTATGCTTTGTCCCAAGATTTTACATTGGTGAAGTGATCTTTCCTGTTAAAGATAAATAAGTAGCTAACAAGATTACTACAGCTAATGGGGCAAACAAAACCCTTTATCATTATGCAGATAGGTAAGGGTTTGAAGTTATCGTCCCCTTTTCCCTCTGCCCACACCGCACGTGCGACTTTCATCGCATACGGCGTTCCAACTAATCCAATTTCAATTAATCATTGGCACTTTGGGTGCCTCAATTCTTCCGTTTCAATAAGTCGGTGCCGTCCATTGGAAGATGAACCTCTATTAGTCTTACAAGAACCTTATTGCCCGTTAAAGATTTGCCTTGCATGATTAAATGAATCTTTTATTAGTCTAGTGGCTATCCCTCCACGTTCGTTACACGTTTCAATGGTACTGTGCCACCACTTTCACTGATATGAAGAAAAGTTATACATTCACTATTTTCACAAATGCTTTCCTTTCCAACGTTTCATCGAGAGTAAGCCCTCCACGTTATCAGCTTACAACGTTGAATTATGTCTATTATGGAATAAACTTAGGTGCTTCCTATGAGCCTGTTAGCATTGCATGTGCCTGTAACACAAGATGGATTTTCATATTGCGGATTCTTACTCATCCACAGCTAACCCTACATATGGTAGTAAATATATTTCTATATAATGCCAGTCTAGGCCCGTACCTTCAGAAGTTCGTCAGCAATACAGTATCTTATTGTATTTTACATTGCATTCTCACCATATCTGTTCAACCCAAGCACCATGATTTACACCACCCCATCGGGTAGGATTTCGTCAGCTTGACTGTTACGGTAAATTCTCACGCCTATTAGCCGAGCTTATAACACACTATTTCTTACTAAACAGCGTGCTATTCGACGCAGGGGGAGCCTTTCAGAGCGTTACTTCCTCATTCGACTCCTCGACATAACCCTTCAGTAAAAAAAAAACCTAAAACTGCCTGACCTTTACCGAAATTGTGTGACCACATTTCATTTGAGTCAGGAACGTTTCGCACCAACAATCTGGCCCTATTCAGAAAGACGAACTATTCAATTACCGCGCCCGTTAGCGAAACAATCAGTCTTAACACATGTTATTGCAATAATTTATTCTGTTTGGCAAATCTGCCCAGCAAAAAAAATCCAGTAGACTAATCGTTATATTCGTAAATACAGCACCCTTCAATAGCTGTTCAATTTGATTTTTAGGAATGAAGGAAATATTCATAATGACTTTACCCATATCGTC
The genomic region above belongs to Virgibacillus doumboii and contains:
- a CDS encoding type II toxin-antitoxin system RelE family toxin — protein: MYELRIDKQAAKYLKKLDKPNRKRIMDALTELVENPFADTSVARMKGYTSTFRKRVGDFRIIFEVNQGHLIVLF
- a CDS encoding DinB family protein — encoded protein: MYTTEDLINDFENFNFYVESLKLMEETLFFEPIAEGKWSTAEIISHISFWDKYIREETLPLMKLNAVIESIDFDTLNKQAANHALSGVSQQHLLGKQLEERTQLVFDLRKKNEEDFFATFSLNGEEVDQYSGYPHSIFNYIAGFIWHDSHHKQQIDGFLKEKGEELKK
- a CDS encoding DinB family protein; amino-acid sequence: MTKEMILSLFDRRSQEMDAIKGLTAEQASWQPAKEGHSIWQIVNHLIFWNSRMLNQFQGKAQSETNVDNDATFEMPEDTSDAVWQKTIEQIYSLFREMQETVSQLDDSRFDELAGDERTSLKVVLGEDIAMHDSYHIGQILYIRKLQGITR
- a CDS encoding DinB family protein, with the translated sequence MDVKTLLLQQWASCLDEQDWFPPLEKVLEDITFEQAIWKPADGEMNSIWELVCHLLFYEKRYLMRFLGETENEPQAEVNEDTFRLPTETLENWNKTKQEYFYVHRELGKILARSEHEDLYRQIPGEDNSLVLELKSLAMHDAYHIGQIVFLSKMQGAWPGKRSL
- a CDS encoding DUF3231 family protein → MNERNIPLTSAEIGSLWTGYMNDSMSKCILGFMLEHIQDADIKSVVQHAYDLSSNHLDTLTAIFENEQFTIPNGFTEQDVNMNAPWLFSDIFCLVYVNHMAKAGMLMYGGFVSMSYRDDVCNYFVQALNETSNLYKQSLETGLSKGIVSRHPYIDVPKETDYVDSKKYLSGLNPFNDKRPLNAVEISHLYQNVLTNSIGMHLCIAFAQTSPSKDVQNFMLRGKDISKKHLKIFADTLMKDNIESAQTNVYLSDSTTQTFSDKLVMFHMDLLVSTGMGNYSTAASASQRSDLMINYERLSFEVARLAKSGADIMIKHNWLEQPPGVKDSKKLAKNKQKG